GGTCCTGGACCAGCGGGTGGCGGGCACACCCGAGGAGGCCGGGGAGCTGGCGGAGGCCCTTGGAGGAGAGGTGGCCCTCAAGGCCGTAGCGCCCGAAGTGGTGCACAAAAGCGAGGTGGGAGGAGTACGGCTCGGGCTGCGGGGACGGGAGGCGGTGCGGGCCGCCGCGGAGGAGATGCAGGCCCGGCTCCAGAAATCTGGGATTTCCCTTACCGGCTTTCTGGTACAGCCCATGGCTCCTCCGGGCGTGGAGATGATCGTGGGGGTGGTTCACGACCCCACCTTCGGTCCCGTGGTGGCATGCGGGGCGGGCGGGGTACTCACGGAACTGCTGCGGGACGTGGCGGTGCGGCTGGTGCCCGTCACGGAGCAGGACGCCCAGGAGATGCTGGCGCAGCTGCGCATAGCCCCCCTCCTGCACGGCTACCGCGGCATGCCTCCCCGGGACACGCAGGCCCTCGTGGACATCCTGGTGCGGGTGGGAGCCCTCGCGGATGACCTCCCGGAGATCGCGGAACTGGACCTCAATCCGGTTCTCGTACACGAATCCGGGGCCACCCTCGTGGACGCCCGGATCCGGGTGGCTCCCTACGAGCGCATCCCCCGGGTCACCCGCCGGCGCTAGCCTCCGCGGCGCCCGTGGCACCCTGCATTCGGTCGGAGAACCGATGGTGGGAGGGATTCCTGCGATGCGGACCTGGCTGGTGGCCAAGGATGTGATGACCGCCCCCGTGATCACCGTGCGGCCACAGACCACACTTCGGGAGGCGGCGGAGCTGTTCCTGCGCTACCGCATCAGCGGGGCGCCCGTGGTGGACGAGGAGGGGCGGATGGTGGGGATCGTGACGGAGGCAGACCTGCTGCGTCGGGAAGCCCAGCCCATGCCCGAAGCCAAGCGTGGGTTCCTCTCCTTCCTGTGGCAGGATCTGCGGATCCGGGCGGGCCGCACGGTGCGGGTGGAGGAGGTGATGACCCGGGAGGTGGTGACGGCTACGGAGGAAACCCCGGTGCGGGAGCTGGCGCGGCGCATGCTGCTGCGCAAAATCAACCGCATCCCCATCGTGCGGGAAGGAAAGGTGGTGGGGATCGTAACCCGGGCAGACGTGCTCAAGGCCTTCGCGCGGACGGACGAGGAGCTCGTGGCGGCGGTGCGGAGGGTCCTGGCCGAAGAACTTGGAGTAGACCTCAGCCGATTGGAGGTGCAGGCGGAAGCAGGCACCATCCGGATCCGCGGGGAGGTGGAGCGCGCCAGCGACGTGGAGCTCGTGCACCGATATGCGGCCACCGTGGACGGCGTGGTGTCCGTGGACACCGCGGAGCTCCGATACCGGGTGGAGGATCTGCGCCTGCACCCCCTTCCCGGAGACCACCCCCCCTGACGGCGGATCCCCTCAGAGGACGCGGTCGTCGAAGCGGTAGGTGAGGCGGCTTTCCACGCGGACGACGCCGTCGATGGAGGCCACCCAGCGTTCCGCGAGTTCCTTATCGGAGCGGCGTTCCACCTCGCCCTCGAGGGTGACGACTCCCTGGTGGACCTCGATGCGCAGGCGGGTGGGGTCGATCCAGAGTTCTTCGAGGAAGGCTCTCCGGACGGCTTCTTGGAGTTCGTGGTCGGGTCTGGTGAGGGCTTTGAGGACGTCCGCGCGGCTGAGGATACCCACCACTTGGTCGTTGCGGACCACTGGGAGGCGGTTGATGTGGTGGCGGGTCATGAGGGCGGCGGCCTCGCGGAGGGGGGTATCCTCGGTGATGGTGATGACGGGGGAGGTCATGAGGTCGCGGGCCAGGAGGCCCTCGGCCTTTCGCTCGGCCTCTGCGAGGTGGCCTCTGCGGAGGAGGCGCAGCAGGCCACCTTCCTCTGGGGTTTCGGGGCGTTCCTTGTAGAGCAGGTCGGCCTCGGTGAGGATGCCCACGAGTTTGCCCTGTTCGTCCACCACGGGGACGCCGCTGATGTGGTGGGTCAACAGGATGCGGGCCACCTCCTTGATGGGGGTATCGGGCTGGACGGTGACCACGGGGGAGGTCATCACGTCCCGGGCCACCAGGTGGATACGGGGTCGTGCGGTTCCCACGGGAGCACCTCCTTCCGAGAACGGTCCTGCGGTCAGGCTACCATCGGCCGGATGCCTTTGGAATCCGCGGGGATGCTCAGCGGGATCCCGCCCCGGCCCGGTGCCGCACGGTGAGC
Above is a genomic segment from Armatimonadota bacterium containing:
- a CDS encoding CBS domain-containing protein — its product is MRTWLVAKDVMTAPVITVRPQTTLREAAELFLRYRISGAPVVDEEGRMVGIVTEADLLRREAQPMPEAKRGFLSFLWQDLRIRAGRTVRVEEVMTREVVTATEETPVRELARRMLLRKINRIPIVREGKVVGIVTRADVLKAFARTDEELVAAVRRVLAEELGVDLSRLEVQAEAGTIRIRGEVERASDVELVHRYAATVDGVVSVDTAELRYRVEDLRLHPLPGDHPP
- a CDS encoding CBS domain-containing protein, producing MGTARPRIHLVARDVMTSPVVTVQPDTPIKEVARILLTHHISGVPVVDEQGKLVGILTEADLLYKERPETPEEGGLLRLLRRGHLAEAERKAEGLLARDLMTSPVITITEDTPLREAAALMTRHHINRLPVVRNDQVVGILSRADVLKALTRPDHELQEAVRRAFLEELWIDPTRLRIEVHQGVVTLEGEVERRSDKELAERWVASIDGVVRVESRLTYRFDDRVL